One Brassica oleracea var. oleracea cultivar TO1000 chromosome C7, BOL, whole genome shotgun sequence genomic window carries:
- the LOC106301728 gene encoding 1-acyl-sn-glycerol-3-phosphate acyltransferase 1, chloroplastic has product MSKSHGRCFSSRDSAMDVASARGVSSHPPPYYSKPICSSQSSLIRIPINKGCCFGRSSSNLITSLHAAPRGETRRTSGVQWCNRSIRCDPFKVDDKNSRTVTVRSDLSGAATPESTYPEPEIKLSSRLRGICFCLVAGVSAIVLIVLMIIGHPFVLLFDRYRRKFHHFIAKLWASISIYPFYKTDIQGLENLPSSDTPCVYVSNHQSFLDIYTLLSLGQSYKFISKTGIFVIPVIGWAMSMMGVVPLKRMDPRSQVDCLKRCMELVKKGASVFFFPEGTRSKDGRLGPFKKGAFTVAAKTGVPVVPITLMGTGKIMPTGSEGILNHGDVRVIIHKPIYGSKADVLCDEARNKIAESMNLLS; this is encoded by the exons ATGAGCAAATCTCACGGACGATGTTTTAGCTCGCGAGATTCCGCCATGGATGTCGCTTCTGCTCGGGGGGTCTCTTCACATCCTCCTCCAT ATTATAGCAAACCCATTTGTTCATCACAGTCATCGTTGATTCGG ATTCCGATCAATAAAGGATGTTGCTTTGGTCGCTCTTCTTCGAACTTGATTACTTCCCTTCATG CTGCTCCGAGAGGGGAGACAAGGCGTACTAGTGGTGTACAATGGTGTAACCGCTCTATTAGATGTGACCCTTTCAAAGTTGATGATAAGAACTCAAGAACTGTGACTGTGAGATCGGATCTTTCAGGAGCTGCAACCCCTGAATCTACTTATCCAGAACCAG AGATTAAGTTGAGCTCAAGACTCAGAGGGATATGCTTTTGTCTCGTTGCTGGCGTCTCCGCCATTGTTCTCATCGTCCTGATGATCATTGGCCATCCCTTCGTCCTTCTCTTCGATCGTTACAGGAGAAAGTTCCATCACTTCATTGCTAAACTCTGGGCTTCCATAAGCATCTACCCGTTTTACAAAACCGACATCCAAGGTTTGGAGAATCTGCCGTCATCAGACACTCCTTGTGTATACGTTTCGAACCACCAAAGCTTTCTGGATATATACACACTTCTCAGCCTTGGCCAGAGCTATAAGTTCATCAGCAAGACAGGGATATTCGTTATTCCGGTTATCGGTTGGGCTATGTCAATGATGGGGGTTGTTCCCTTAAAGAGGATGGACCCAAGAAGCCAAGTG GATTGCTTAAAACGCTGCATGGAACTAGTAAAGAAGGGAGCATCTGTGTTTTTCTTTCCAGAAGGAACGAGGAGTAAGGATGGTCGGTTAGGTCCTTTCAAG AAAGGTGCATTTACAGTAGCAGCTAAGACGGGAGTTCCAGTGGTGCCAATAACGCTGATGGGAACAGGGAAGATCATGCCTACGGGTAGTGAAGGTATACTGAATCATGGGGATGTGAGAGTGATCATCCACAAGCCGATATATGGAAGCAAAGCTGATGTTCTTTGCGATGAGGCCAGAAACAAGATAGCTGAATCAATGAATCTCTTGAGTTGA
- the LOC106306102 gene encoding putative cyclic nucleotide-gated ion channel 9 isoform X1, with protein MFDCVKKSVKSQVISGQREKFVRLDSMDSRYSQGSEAGLSKCTLNLQGQSRANGGTGQGNNNNASSGSFKKGFRRGSKGLWSLGRSIGLVSRAVFPEDLKVSEKKIFDPQDKFLLLCNKLFVTSCILAVSVDPLFLYLPFINDSGKCIGIDRRLATIATTLRTFIDVFYLFRMALQFRTAFVAPSSRVFGRGELVIDPAQIAKRYLQQYFIVDFLSVLPLPQIVVWRFLYTSTGGSVLETKQALRSIILVQYIPRFFRIYPLSKELKRTAGVFAETAWAGAAYYLLLYMLASHIVGALWYLLALERVNGCWKRACLLDGQNCTRNYLFCGNENMDGYAAWNTIKESVLQKSCPVNVTDGDNPPFDFGIYLRALSSGIVSSESFVAKYFFCLWWGLQNLSTLGQGLETSTYPGEIIFSIALAVAGLLLFALLIGNMQTYLQSLTIRLEEMRVKRRDSEQWMHHRMLPPDLRERVRRYDQYKWLETKGVDEENLVQNLPKDLRRDIKRHLCLALVRRVPLFENMEERLLDAICERLKPCLYTEKSYLVREGDPVNEMLFIIRGRLESVTTDGGRSGFFNRSLLKEGDFCGEELLTWALDPKSGSNLPSSTRTAKALTEVEAFALIADELKFVASQFRRLHSRQVQHTFRFYSQQWRTWAAIFIQAAWRRYVKKKKLEQLKKEEEEEEEEGEGPVASIRATFLASKFAANALRKVHQNRIAAKSTKELVIFQKPSEPDFSADDP; from the exons ATGTTCGACTGTGTCAAAAAATCAGTAAAATCACAAGTTATCAGTGGCCAACGCGAGAAGTTCGTAAG GTTGGACAGTATGGATTCTAGATACTCGCAGGGCTCTGAAGCAGGTCTCAGCAAATGCACACTCAATCTCCAAGGACAATCACGTGCCAATGGTGGTACTGGCCAAGGCAACAACAACAATGCGTCATCTGGTTCCTTTAAGAAAGGTTTTAGAAGAGGCTCCAAAGGTCTCTGGTCCTTAGGAAGATCGATCGGTCTCGTTTCGCGAGCAGTGTTTCCTGAAGATCTCAAAGTATCTGAAAAGAAAATATTCGATCCACAGGACAAGTTTCTTTTGCTATGCAACAAGCTCTTTGTCACTTCCTGCATCCTCGCTGTGTCAGTGGATCCGCTCTTCCTGTATCTTCCGTTTATTAATGATAGCGGCAAGTGTATCGGCATTGACCGGAGGTTAGCTACCATTGCGACAACGCTGAGGACTTTCATCGATGTGTTTTATCTCTTTCGGATGGCTCTGCAGTTTAGGACAGCTTTTGTGGCTCCTTCTTCTAGAGTTTTTGGTCGAGGGGAGCTTGTGATTGATCCTGCGCAGATAGCTAAGCGGTATCTGCAGCAGTACTTCATCGTTGACTTTCTTTCTGTGCTTCCACTTCCACAG ATTGTAGTTTGGAGATTTCTCTACACATCTACAGGTGGGAGTGTGTTGGAAACAAAGCAAGCGTTACGTTCCATCATTTTAGTTCAGTACATTCCGCGGTTTTTTCGAATATATCCCTTAAGCAAAGAGCTCAAGAGAACAGCGGGGGTGTTTGCTGAGACAGCTTGGGCTGGTGCAGCTTATTACTTGCTACTCTACATGCTTGCTAGTCAT ATTGTTGGGGCTTTATGGTACTTACTGGCTTTGGAACGAGTCAACGGTTGCTGGAAGAGGGCTTGTCTTCTTGATGGCCAGAACTGTACCAGGAACTACCTGTTTTGCGGTAATGAGAACATGGATGGCTACGCTGCTTGGAACACTATCAAAGAGTCTGTTCTTCAGAAAAGTTGTCCTGTCAATGTGACTGATGGTGACAATCCTCCTTTTGATTTTGGAATCTATTTGAGAGCCTTGTCTTCTGGCATTGTCTCATCTGAGAGCTTTGTAGCTAAATACTTCTTCTGTTTGTGGTGGGGACTTCAGAATCTCAG CACACTTGGTCAAGGGCTTGAGACGAGTACATACCCTGGAGAGATCATATTCTCCATAGCACTAGCTGTTGCTGGGCTTCTACTCTTTGCTCTTCTCATTGGGAACATGCAGACTTATCTCCAGTCACTCACAATCCGGCTTGAGGAGATGAGAGTGAAGAGACGTGACTCCGAGCAGTGGATGCATCACCGGATGCTTCCACCAGACCTGAGAGAACGAGTCAGACGTTATGATCAGTACAAGTGGTTGGAGACGAAAGGAGTCGATGAAGAGAATCTGGTTCAGAACCTCCCAAAGGATCTGAGAAGAGACATCAAACGCCATCTCTGTCTGGCTTTGGTCCGAAGG GTTCCACTGTTTGAGAATATGGAAGAGAGGCTGCTTGATGCAATATGCGAGAGGTTGAAGCCGTGTCTGTACACGGAGAAATCTTACCTGGTCCGTGAAGGTGACCCTGTCAACGAGATGCTCTTCATTATCCGTGGCCGGCTCGAGAGTGTGACGACAGACGGTGGGAGAAGTGGTTTCTTCAACCGTAGTTTGCTCAAAGAAGGAGACTTCTGCGGTGAAGAGCTTTTGACATGGGCGCTTGATCCCAAGTCCGGCTCCAACCTACCTTCCTCCACAAGAACCGCAAAGGCTTTGACAGAAGTAGAAGCCTTCGCTTTGATAGCTGATGAGCTCAAATTCGTGGCGAGCCAGTTCAGGAGACTGCACAGCAGGCAGGTTCAGCATACTTTCAGATTCTACTCGCAGCAGTGGAGGACTTGGGCTGCTATTTTTATACAAGCCGCGTGGAGACGGTACGTGAAGAAGAAGAAACTTGAGCAGCTTAAGAAGGAAGAAGAGGAGGAAGAAGAAGAAGGAGAAGGGCCGGTTGCTAGCATTAGAGCTACGTTCTTGGCTTCTAAGTTTGCAGCGAATGCACTTCGTAAAGTTCACCAGAACCGTATTGCAGCAAAGTCTACTAAAGAGCTTGTGATTTTTCAGAAGCCTTCTGAACCTGATTTCTCTGCTGATGATCCTTAA
- the LOC106306820 gene encoding signal recognition particle receptor subunit alpha: MLEQLLIFTRGGLILWTCKEIGNALKGSPIDTLIRSCLLEERSGEVSFNYGAYTLKWTFHNDLGLVFVAVYQKILQLLYVDDLLSMVKQSFSEIYDPKRMRYDDFDETFRQLRVEAEARAEEMKRTKQVVKPLNGVKKQGQVSKEETKKSNGEKKDDEGKVSSVSNGNHKMEDDVANGKENSADNNNNNNNSVGVDVSKLAKLRSKGVRGRGGLRKADSIGSNKGSSKVEPPKKATKKNRVWDDAAAAPKQEEKLDFTDEHGDNGHVDVVAAADQGESMMDKEEVFSSDSESEDDDEPISDEKPEAKKKGWFSSVFQSITGKANLERTDLEPALKALKERLMTKNVAEEIAEKLCESVEASLEGKKLASFTRISSTVQGAMEEALIRILTPRRSIDIMRDVHAAKEQRRPYVVVFVGVNGVGKSTNLAKVAYWLQQHKVSVMMAACDTFRSGAVEQLRTHARRLQIPIFEKGYEKDPAVVAKEAIQEATRNGSDVVLVDTAGRMQDNEPLMRALSKLINLNKPDLVLFVGEALVGNDAVDQLSKFNQKLSDLSTSGSTRLIDGILLTKFDTIDDKVGAALSMVYISGAPVMFVGCGQSYTDLKKLNVKAIVKTLLK, encoded by the exons ATGTTAGAACAGCTTTTGATATTCACGAGAGGAGGACTAATCCTATGGACATGCAAAGAGATCGGAAACGCTCTCAAAGGCTCACCAATCGACACTCTGATCCGCTCCTGCCTCCTCGAGGAACGATCCGGCGAAGTCTCCTTCAACTACGGCGCCTACACTCTCAAGTGGACGTTCCACAACGATCTCGGACTCGTCTTCGTCGCTGTCTACCAGAAGATCCTCCAGCTTCTCTACGTAGACGACTTGCTCTCCATGGTGAAGCAAAGCTTCTCCGAGATATACGATCCTAAGCGTATGAGGTACGATGATTTCGACGAGACGTTTAGGCAGCTTAGGGTTGAAGCTGAGGCTCGTGCCGAGGAGATGAAGAGGACGAAGCAGGTGGTGAAGCCTTTGAATGGTGTTAAGAAGCAAGGGCAGGTGTCGAAGGAGGAAACGAAGAAGAGCAATGGTGAGAAGAAGGATGATGAAGGTAAAGTCAGTAGCGTGAGTAACGGGAATCATAAGATGGAAGATGATGTTGCTAACGGGAAAGAGAACAGTGCTGATAATAATAATAATAATAATAATAGTGTTGGAGTTGATGTAAGTAAGCTTGCGAAGCTGAGGAGTAAAGGTGTAAGAGGTAGAGGAGGTTTAAGGAAAGCTGACAGTATAGGTAGTAATAAAGGTTCTTCCAAGGTGGAGCCACCTAAGAAGGCGACTAAGAAGAATAGGGTTTGGGATGATGCGGCGGCTGCTCCTAAGCAGGAGGAGAAGCTGGACTTCACGGATGAACATGGGGACAATGGTCATGTGGATGTTGTGGCTGCTGCTGACCAAGGAGAAAGTATGATGGATAAGGAAGAGGTTTTTAGTAGTGATAGTGAGAGTGAAGATGATGATGAACCGATAAGTGATGAGAAGCCAGAGGCTAAGAAGAAGGGATGGTTTTCTTCTGTTTTCCAGAG TATTACTGGGAAGGCGAATCTTGAAAGGACAGACCTTGAACCGGCCTTGAAAGCTCTCAAGGAACGGCTCATGACCAAGAATGTG GCTGAGGAGATAGCTGAGAAGCTTTGTGAGTCAGTGGAAGCAAGTCTTGAAGGAAAGAAGCTAGCATCCTTCACGAGAATCTCTTCAACCGTTCAG GGAGCAATGGAGGAAGCTCTGATTCGTATATTGACTCCGAGACGCTCCATTGATATAATGAGAGACGTTCATGCTGCCAAGGAGCAGAGGAGGCCTTACGTGGTCGTGTTTGTTGGAGTCAACGGCGTTGGTAAATCCACCAATCTCGCCAAAGTGGCGTATTGGCTTCAGCAGCATAAGGTCAGTGTAATGATGGCTGCTTGTGACACGTTCCGTTCTGGAGCTGTTGAGCAGTTAAGGACTCATGCTCGTAGGTTACAG ATACCGATATTTGAAAAGGGGTATGAGAAGGATCCAGCAGTAGTTGCTAAAGAAGCCATACAAGAAGCAACTCGTAATGGATCAGATGTTGTTCTTGTTGACACTGCTGGTCGGATGCAGGATAATGAGCCTTTGATGAGAGCTCTCTCGAAGCTCATTAACCTTAACAAACCTGACTTGGTCTTGTTTGTTGGTGAAGCTCTTGTTGGAAACGATGCAGTAGACCAGCTCTCAAAGTTTAATCAG AAACTGTCGGATCTCTCTACTTCCGGGAGCACAAGATTGATTGATGGAATCTTACTGACGAAGTTCGATACCATTGATGACAAG GTTGGAGCAGCTTTGTCGATGGTTTACATATCGGGAGCACCGGTTATGTTCGTGGGTTGTGGCCAGTCTTACACTGATCTGAAGAAGCTCAATGTCAAAGCCATAGTCAAGACACTTCTCAAATGA
- the LOC106304413 gene encoding probable mannose-1-phosphate guanylyltransferase 3: MKALILVGGFGTRLRPLTFSMPKPLVDFGNKPMILHQIEALKAAGVTEVVLAINHQQPEVMLNFVEEYEKKLEMKITFSQETEPLGTAGPLALARDKLIHESGKPFFVLNSDVICEYPLLEMIEFHKNHGAEASIMVTKVDDPSKYGVVVMEEASEAARVESFVEKPKYFVGDKINAGIYLLNPSVLDRIELRRTSIEKEIFPKIASEKKLYAMVLPGFWMDIGQPKDYLTGQRMYLNYLRKNAPGELLASSGDDVVIGNVMADETAVIGERCLIGPDVVIGAGCVIESGVRLFGCTVMRGVRIKEHACVSDSIVGWDSTVGSWARVADVTVLGKDVQVADAEVIQMSAKPEIIQKV; encoded by the exons ATGAAGGCTCTTATTCTAGTTGGAGGATTTGGAACTCGATTGAGACCGCTTACATTCAGCATGCCAAAACCCCTTGTTGATTTTGGTAACAAGCCCATGATTTTGCATCAG ATTGAAGCACTAAAAGCTGCTGGAGTTACTGAAGTTGTATTAGCTATCAACCACCAACAACCAGAG GTAATGTTGAATTTTGTGGAAGAATATGAGAAGAAGCTTGAGATGAAAATCACCTTCTCCCAAGAAACCGAACCCCTCGGGACAGCAGGGCCTCTCGCCTTGGCTCGTGATAAGCTCATCCACGAATCAGGCAAACCCTTCTTTGTGCTAAACAGCGATGTTATCTGCGAATATCCACTCCTGGAGATGATCGAATTCCACAAGAATCACGGCGCTGAAGCTTCCATCATGGTGACCAAAGTAGATGATCCTTCAAAGTACGGTGTGGTGGTTATGGAGGAAGCTTCCGAAGCAGCGAGAGTCGAAAGTTTCGTTGAGAAACCAAAATATTTTGTCGGGGACAAGATCAACGCTGGGATATACCTCTTGAACCCGTCTGTGCTCGACAGGATCGAGCTCAGACGGACGTCGATAGAGAAAGAGATATTCCCCAAGATCGCTTCGGAGAAGAAGCTTTACGCCATGGTGCTACCAGGTTTCTGGATGGACATCGGTCAGCCGAAAGATTACTTGACGGGGCAGAGAATGTATCTCAACTATCTGAGAAAGAATGCGCCGGGGGAGCTTTTAGCGTCGTCGGGAGATGACGTGGTGATCGGGAACGTTATGGCGGATGAGACCGCGGTTATAGGGGAACGATGCTTGATAGGACCTGACGTGGTGATTGGTGCTGGATGCGTGATTGAATCGGGTGTGAGGTTGTTTGGTTGCACCGTGATGAGAGGTGTGAGGATCAAGGAGCATGCTTGTGTGTCTGATAGTATCGTGGGGTGGGACTCGACCGTTGGAAGTTGGGCTCGCGTAGCTGACGTGACAGTTCTCGGGAAAGATGTTCAGGTCGCCGATGCAGAGGTTATACAAATGTCTGCGAAGCCAGAGATCATACAAAAAGTGTGA
- the LOC106306102 gene encoding putative cyclic nucleotide-gated ion channel 9 isoform X2 gives MDSRYSQGSEAGLSKCTLNLQGQSRANGGTGQGNNNNASSGSFKKGFRRGSKGLWSLGRSIGLVSRAVFPEDLKVSEKKIFDPQDKFLLLCNKLFVTSCILAVSVDPLFLYLPFINDSGKCIGIDRRLATIATTLRTFIDVFYLFRMALQFRTAFVAPSSRVFGRGELVIDPAQIAKRYLQQYFIVDFLSVLPLPQIVVWRFLYTSTGGSVLETKQALRSIILVQYIPRFFRIYPLSKELKRTAGVFAETAWAGAAYYLLLYMLASHIVGALWYLLALERVNGCWKRACLLDGQNCTRNYLFCGNENMDGYAAWNTIKESVLQKSCPVNVTDGDNPPFDFGIYLRALSSGIVSSESFVAKYFFCLWWGLQNLSTLGQGLETSTYPGEIIFSIALAVAGLLLFALLIGNMQTYLQSLTIRLEEMRVKRRDSEQWMHHRMLPPDLRERVRRYDQYKWLETKGVDEENLVQNLPKDLRRDIKRHLCLALVRRVPLFENMEERLLDAICERLKPCLYTEKSYLVREGDPVNEMLFIIRGRLESVTTDGGRSGFFNRSLLKEGDFCGEELLTWALDPKSGSNLPSSTRTAKALTEVEAFALIADELKFVASQFRRLHSRQVQHTFRFYSQQWRTWAAIFIQAAWRRYVKKKKLEQLKKEEEEEEEEGEGPVASIRATFLASKFAANALRKVHQNRIAAKSTKELVIFQKPSEPDFSADDP, from the exons ATGGATTCTAGATACTCGCAGGGCTCTGAAGCAGGTCTCAGCAAATGCACACTCAATCTCCAAGGACAATCACGTGCCAATGGTGGTACTGGCCAAGGCAACAACAACAATGCGTCATCTGGTTCCTTTAAGAAAGGTTTTAGAAGAGGCTCCAAAGGTCTCTGGTCCTTAGGAAGATCGATCGGTCTCGTTTCGCGAGCAGTGTTTCCTGAAGATCTCAAAGTATCTGAAAAGAAAATATTCGATCCACAGGACAAGTTTCTTTTGCTATGCAACAAGCTCTTTGTCACTTCCTGCATCCTCGCTGTGTCAGTGGATCCGCTCTTCCTGTATCTTCCGTTTATTAATGATAGCGGCAAGTGTATCGGCATTGACCGGAGGTTAGCTACCATTGCGACAACGCTGAGGACTTTCATCGATGTGTTTTATCTCTTTCGGATGGCTCTGCAGTTTAGGACAGCTTTTGTGGCTCCTTCTTCTAGAGTTTTTGGTCGAGGGGAGCTTGTGATTGATCCTGCGCAGATAGCTAAGCGGTATCTGCAGCAGTACTTCATCGTTGACTTTCTTTCTGTGCTTCCACTTCCACAG ATTGTAGTTTGGAGATTTCTCTACACATCTACAGGTGGGAGTGTGTTGGAAACAAAGCAAGCGTTACGTTCCATCATTTTAGTTCAGTACATTCCGCGGTTTTTTCGAATATATCCCTTAAGCAAAGAGCTCAAGAGAACAGCGGGGGTGTTTGCTGAGACAGCTTGGGCTGGTGCAGCTTATTACTTGCTACTCTACATGCTTGCTAGTCAT ATTGTTGGGGCTTTATGGTACTTACTGGCTTTGGAACGAGTCAACGGTTGCTGGAAGAGGGCTTGTCTTCTTGATGGCCAGAACTGTACCAGGAACTACCTGTTTTGCGGTAATGAGAACATGGATGGCTACGCTGCTTGGAACACTATCAAAGAGTCTGTTCTTCAGAAAAGTTGTCCTGTCAATGTGACTGATGGTGACAATCCTCCTTTTGATTTTGGAATCTATTTGAGAGCCTTGTCTTCTGGCATTGTCTCATCTGAGAGCTTTGTAGCTAAATACTTCTTCTGTTTGTGGTGGGGACTTCAGAATCTCAG CACACTTGGTCAAGGGCTTGAGACGAGTACATACCCTGGAGAGATCATATTCTCCATAGCACTAGCTGTTGCTGGGCTTCTACTCTTTGCTCTTCTCATTGGGAACATGCAGACTTATCTCCAGTCACTCACAATCCGGCTTGAGGAGATGAGAGTGAAGAGACGTGACTCCGAGCAGTGGATGCATCACCGGATGCTTCCACCAGACCTGAGAGAACGAGTCAGACGTTATGATCAGTACAAGTGGTTGGAGACGAAAGGAGTCGATGAAGAGAATCTGGTTCAGAACCTCCCAAAGGATCTGAGAAGAGACATCAAACGCCATCTCTGTCTGGCTTTGGTCCGAAGG GTTCCACTGTTTGAGAATATGGAAGAGAGGCTGCTTGATGCAATATGCGAGAGGTTGAAGCCGTGTCTGTACACGGAGAAATCTTACCTGGTCCGTGAAGGTGACCCTGTCAACGAGATGCTCTTCATTATCCGTGGCCGGCTCGAGAGTGTGACGACAGACGGTGGGAGAAGTGGTTTCTTCAACCGTAGTTTGCTCAAAGAAGGAGACTTCTGCGGTGAAGAGCTTTTGACATGGGCGCTTGATCCCAAGTCCGGCTCCAACCTACCTTCCTCCACAAGAACCGCAAAGGCTTTGACAGAAGTAGAAGCCTTCGCTTTGATAGCTGATGAGCTCAAATTCGTGGCGAGCCAGTTCAGGAGACTGCACAGCAGGCAGGTTCAGCATACTTTCAGATTCTACTCGCAGCAGTGGAGGACTTGGGCTGCTATTTTTATACAAGCCGCGTGGAGACGGTACGTGAAGAAGAAGAAACTTGAGCAGCTTAAGAAGGAAGAAGAGGAGGAAGAAGAAGAAGGAGAAGGGCCGGTTGCTAGCATTAGAGCTACGTTCTTGGCTTCTAAGTTTGCAGCGAATGCACTTCGTAAAGTTCACCAGAACCGTATTGCAGCAAAGTCTACTAAAGAGCTTGTGATTTTTCAGAAGCCTTCTGAACCTGATTTCTCTGCTGATGATCCTTAA
- the LOC106305441 gene encoding early nodulin-like protein 3, with amino-acid sequence MGIIVPVLTLVFLLLTTMSHAAFKPRMILVGGYVGAWKVPDSPSNTLNHWAEANRFKVGDVLVWNYDAKVDSVLQVTKEDYDSCNTAKPLKQFNDGDTKFKLDNSGAYFFISGAPGSCTKGEKIHLVVLAERSNPGGGSGEGGSPVVSPVSSPPALSSHAPAPAPNAAVGLKVGSGLFLTAFAIGLAMA; translated from the exons ATGGGAATCATAGTTCCAGTATTGACCCTTGTTTTCCTCTTGCTTACCACAATGAGCCATGCTGCCTTCAAACCGAGGATGATTCTGGTTGGTGGATATGTTGGGGCGTGGAAGGTTCCAGATTCTCCCAGCAACACTCTCAATCACTGGGCTGAGGCAAATCGTTTCAAAGTCGGCGACGTTCTTG TGTGGAATTATGACGCGAAAGTGGATTCGGTGTTACAAGTGACAAAAGAAGATTACGATAGTTGTAACACAGCAAAGCCCTTGAAGCAGTTCAATGATGGAGACACAAAGTTCAAGCTAGACAACTCAGGAGCTTACTTCTTCATCAGTGGTGCTCCTGGAAGCTGCACTAAAGGCGAGAAGATTCATCTTGTTGTTTTGGCTGAACGCAGTAATCCTGGTGGCGGTAGCGGTGAGGGTGGCAGTCCTGTGGTTTCTCCTGTTAGTAGTCCACCGGCGCTTTCAAGTCACGCTCCAGCTCCAGCTCCAAACGCTGCGGTTGGATTGAAGGTTGGAAGCGGTTTGTTCTTGACCGCGTTTGCGATTGGTTTGGCTATGGCTTAG
- the LOC106306103 gene encoding putative glutamine amidotransferase YLR126C gives MVDQKKFALFLATPDSEFVKKAYGGYHNVFVETFGDEGEHWDSFRVVEGEFPDEKDLEKYDGFVISGSSHDSFQNDPWILKLCEIVKKLDEMKKKVLGICFGHQIIARVRGGTVGRARKGPELKLGKITIVKDAITPGSYFGDEIPDSIDIIKLHQDEVLVLPEGAKVLAYSDKYEVEMFSIEDHLFCIQGHPEYNKEILFEIVDRVLRLGYIKQEMADAAKASMEGKGADRKLLETICKNFLKGRVPAN, from the exons ATGGTTGACCAGAAGAAATTCGCTCTGTTTCTAGCAACTCCTGATTCAGAGTTCGTTAAGAAAGCGTACGGAGGGTACCACAACGTGTTCGTGGAGACGTTCGGAGACGAGGGAGAGCATTGGGACTCGTTTAGAGTCGTGGAAGGCGAGTTCCCCGACGAGAAAGATCTTGAGAAGTACGACGGTTTTGTTATAAGCGGAAGCTCTCATGATTCCTTCCAGAATGATCCTTGGATCCTTAAGCTATGTGAGATTGTCAAGAAACTTGATGAGATGAAGAAGAAGGTTCTTGGCATCTGCTTTGGTCACCAG ATCATAGCTAGAGTTAGAGGAGGAACAGTTGGGAGAGCAAGGAAGGGACCAGAGCTTAAACTTGGAAAGATAACCATCGTGAAGGATGCAATCACACCAGGAAGTTACTTCGGAGACGAGATTCCAGACAGCATAGACATCATAAAACTACACCAGGACGAAGTGTTGGTGTTGCCGGAAGGTGCCAAAGTACTAGCTTATTCAGACAAGTACGAGGTGGAGATGTTCTCCATTGAAGATCATTTATTCTGTATTCAAGGACATCCAGAATATAACAAAGAGATTCTGTTTGAGATTGTAGATCGTGTTCTTCGTCTTGGCTACATCAAG CAAGAAATGGCTGATGCGGCAAAGGCCTCGATGGAGGGTAAGGGAGCTGACAGGAAACTTTTGGAGACGATTTGCAAGAACTTCCTCAAAGGCAGAGTTCCAGCTAACTAG